A single Lolium perenne isolate Kyuss_39 chromosome 6, Kyuss_2.0, whole genome shotgun sequence DNA region contains:
- the LOC139831935 gene encoding uncharacterized protein, which yields MKQRKTPDPETGSLWVNPQSETQCTAYVSKFKQKHGEDANPEAEDFDPEVAVLAGEGLKHGRLWFGDGCVDPARVPSLRQIRRGRKSGQPEVEPRPRASDLAVERLREEMAAKEQAAQEHARNMERTILEYQQQQTQMMQQMQQQQQMMQQQQAQMSWLMSQTALSSPPGSLPPPPYSMWMPPPPTQTPGTPITVNNMNIIRSMNLDFMSQGNDNEAGGSGGGQ from the exons atgaagcaaaggaagacgcctgatcctgagacggggtccttgtgggttaacccgcaatccgagacccagtgcacggcgtatgtctccaagttcaagcagaagcacggcgaggacgccaatccagaggccgaggactttgaccctgaggtcgcggtgcttgcgggagaaggcttgaagcatggccgcctatggtttggtgacgggtgcgtcgacccagcgagggttccctctctccgccagatccgtcgtggtcgtaagagcggccagcctgaggtagagccccggccacgggcttcggatctagctgtcgagcggttacgg gaggagatggcagcgaaggagcaggcggcccaggagcacgCACGGAACATGGAGCGGACGATTCTGGAGTACCAGCAGCAGCAGACacagatgatgcagcagatgcaacagcagcagcagatgatgcagcagcagcaggcacagatgagctggctgatgagccagacggctctgtcttctccaccggggagtcttcctcctccaccttactccatgtggatgccgccaccgcccactcagaccccggggacacctatcaccgtcaacaacatgaacatcatccggagcatgaacctcg ATTTTATGTCACAAGGCAATGACAatgaggccggcggaagcggaggaggacaataa